Proteins from one Fragaria vesca subsp. vesca linkage group LG6, FraVesHawaii_1.0, whole genome shotgun sequence genomic window:
- the LOC101312748 gene encoding protein COBRA-like, giving the protein MGFLLSKLTSLVTVVLFGIGFCSFFTSTDAYDPLDPNGNITIKWDIISWTPDGYVAVVTLFNFQQYRHIQAPGWTVGWTWAKKEVIWNMVGGQATEQGDCSKFKPTPPHCCKKTPTIVDLLPGTPYNQQYSNCCKGGVLSSWMQDPSNAAASFQLSVGRSGTTNKTVRLPKNYTLMGPGPGYTCGVAKVVKPTKFFTADKRRVSQAMMTWNVTCTYSQFLAQRAPPCCVSLSSFYNDTVVPCPTCSCGCQNNITHPGSCVVPESPYLASVVSAADKNSPLVRCTSHMCPIRVHWHIKQNYKEYWRVKITITNFDYRRNYSDWNLVVQHPNFDNLTEVFSFNAKSLTPYGTINDTVMLWGIKFFNDMLVQSGPLGNVQSELLFRKNPATFTFDKGWAFPRRIYFNGDTCVMPPPDAFPHLPNAGFRQYVSLLTVIMISVSTFAFTYAYA; this is encoded by the exons ATGGGATTTCTGTTGTCCAAGCTAACCAGTTTGGTCACTGTTGTGCTGTTTGGGATTGGTTTCTGCAGCTTCTTCACCTCAACAG ATGCATATGATCCGCTTGATCCTAATGGCAACATCACAATCAAATGGGATATTATAAGCTGGACCCCTGATGGCTATGTT GCTGTTGTTACGCTTTTTAACTTCCAGCAGTATAGACACATTCAAGCACCAGGCTGGACAGTAGGATGGACATGGGCAAAGAAGGAGGTAATTTGGAACATGGTGGGAGGACAAGCCACCGAGCAAGGAGATTGTTCAAAATTTAAGCCAACGCCGCCACATTGCTGCAAAAAGACCCCAACCATTGTTGATCTACTCCCTGGAACTCCATACAATCAGCAGTATTCCAATTGTTGTAAAGGGGGAGTGCTGAGCTCATGGATGCAGGATCCATCCAATGCTGCAGCTTCTTTTCAACTAAGTGTAGGTAGATCTGGAACCACCAACAAGACAGTTAGGCTTCCGAAAAACTATACCTTAATGGGACCTGGGCCGGGGTACACTTGTGGTGTTGCAAAAGTTGTCAAACCAACTAAATTCTTTACTGCTGATAAAAGAAGAGTCTCTCAAGCCATGA TGACATGGAATGTGACATGCACATATTCACAGTTCCTGGCTCAGAGAGCTCCTCCTTGCTGTGTCTCACTGTCTTCCTTCTACAATGACACAGTAGTTCCCTGCCCAACATGTTCGTGTGGCTGCCAAAACAACATAACTCATCCTGGAAGCTGTGTAGT GCCAGAGTCTCCTTATTTGGCTTCAGTTGTATCAGCTGCTGATAAGAATTCACCATTGGTTAGATGTACTAGCCATATGTGCCCGATTAGAGTTCATTGGCACATCAAGCAGAATTACAAGGAATACTGGAGAGTGAAGATTACAATTACAAACTTTGATTACAGGAGGAACTATTCAGATTGGAACTTGGTTGTCCAACATCCAAATTTTGACAATCTGACTGAAGTGTTCAGCTTCAATGCAAAGTCCTTGACTCCGTATGGAACCATAA ATGATACTGTAATGCTATGGGGAATCAAGTTCTTCAACGATATGCTGGTGCAATCTGGGCCTCTCGGTAATGTGCAGTCGGAGCTGCTTTTCCGGAAGAATCCAGCCACCTTCACTTTTGACAAGGGATGGGCGTTCCCTAGAAGGATCTATTTCAATGGTGATACTTGTGTAATGCCACCTCCAGATGCCTTTCCACATTTGCCAAATGCTGGTTTCCGGCAGTATGTTTCTCTGCTTACTGTGATCATGATTTCAGTATCAACATTTGCATTCACATATGCTTATGCTTAG
- the LOC101313038 gene encoding COBRA-like protein 4-like — protein MRFFVSALFLLVIFSYAAAYDPLDPNGNITIRWDIMSWTPDGYVATVTINNFQMYRHIMSPGWTLGWTWAKKEVIWSAVGAQTTEQGDCSKFKGNIPHCCKKTPTVVDLLPGVPYNQQYQNCCKGGVVGAWGQDPSASVSAFQLSVGMAGTSNKTVKLPKNFTLLGPGPGYTCGKAKIVPSTIFFSPDHRRKTQALMTWNVTCTYSQLLARKNPSCCVSLSSFYNETIVPCPTCSCGCHNKDTCVKSNSKLLSMVGVNTPKKDNAPLLQCTHHMCPVRIHWHVKVNYKEYWRVKVTVTNFNYRMNYTLWTLVVQHPNLNNVTQVYSFDYKPLVPYESINDTGMFYGLKYFNDQLMEAGPFGNVQSEILLKKDINTFTFKEGWAFPRKVYFNGDECQMPPPDTYPFLPNSAPHQNLYSFSALVSILIFLLIAIW, from the exons GCAACTGTAACCATAAACAACTTCCAAATGTATCGGCACATAATGAGCCCCGGGTGGACATTAGGTTGGACATGGGCTAAAAAAGAAGTGATATGGTCTGCGGTGGGAGCGCAAACCACCGAGCAAGGTGACTGCTCCAAGTTCAAAGGGAACATACCTCATTGTTGCAAGAAAACCCCCACAGTTGTGGACTTGCTTCCTGGTGTGCCATACAACCAACAATACCAAAACTGTTGCAAAGGTGGAGTAGTGGGTGCTTGGGGCCAAGATCCTTCAGCTTCTGTCTCGGCATTCCAGCTGAGTGTTGGAATGGCTGGTACTTCAAACAAGACGGTAAAACTTCCCAAGAACTTCACTTTGCTAGGACCAGGTCCAGGGTACACTTGTGGCAAGGCTAAAATTGTGCCTTCCACCATCTTTTTCTCACCTGATCATCGTCGTAAGACTCAAGCTCTCA TGACATGGAATGTGACATGTACTTATTCACAGCTTCTGGCCAGGAAAAACCCAAGTTGTTGTGTATCACTCTCGTCTTTCTACAACGAAACAATTGTTCCTTGCCCAACTTGTTCTTGTGGTTGCCATAACAAGGACACTTGTGTCAA AAGCAACTCAAAACTTTTGAGCATGGTGGGAGTTAACACTCCAAAGAAAGACAATGCCCCTCTCTTGCAGTGCACACACCACATGTGCCCTGTAAGGATTCACTGGCATGTAAAAGTGAATTACAAGGAGTACTGGCGTGTGAAGGTTACGGTTACAAACTTTAACTATCGGATGAACTACACACTTTGGACTCTGGTTGTTCAGCATCCTAATCTCAACAATGTCACACAAGTTTACAGCTTTGATTACAAGCCTCTTGTTCCATATGAGTCCATAA ATGATACTGGTATGTTCTATGGATTGAAATACTTCAATGACCAATTAATGGAAGCCGGGCCATTTGGGAATGTTCAGTCAGAGATTCTTCTTAAGAAGGACATAAACACATTCACTTTCAAGGAGGGGTGGGCATTTCCTCGCAAAGTTTACTTCAATGGTGATGAGTGCCAGATGCCTCCACCTGATACATACCCATTTCTGCCTAATTCTGCCCCCCATCAGAATCTATATTCTTTCTCAGCATTGGTTTCCATATTAATTTTCTTGTTGATAGCTATTTGGTGA